The Dreissena polymorpha isolate Duluth1 chromosome 2, UMN_Dpol_1.0, whole genome shotgun sequence nucleotide sequence TGATTGTCATTGCCATCATGTAAGaattaaatacttatataatgGTATCTAAAGAAAGATTCTGGGCATAATTATTAAGACAAAACTAATGAAATATTAtgcttgtttatttaaacagatatataatgtcaataaaatattcaaaggtcaacaaaatatAGGTCTGTatagatacatatatttatataccgaGATCAAAGATTACTACTTGTATTCAATagaaaaaataccaaaacaaagcgactgaaattaacattttaaatgctTAGCTTAATCAATACTGACTAGATTAAACAGAGATCACACATATCTATATCCTGAGGTCAAAGATTACTTCTTGTaatcaacatacaaaataaaagaaataatacaaaattaaagaaataagtgATTGGAACTTACATTATTTGCCAATCAAAACTTACCAGGTAATCAACAGAGATCAAAGATTACTGCTTGTAATTTAAAACACATGCAAAGAAATACTCGGAGTAGCTACAGCAGAACAAGTTCCATGGCCGTCCCTTCAGGGATACTTTTGAGCAGTTCTGAAAGTTTATTATATTGTGCCTCAATATCAGAATGTGTGATAATGTAATTACATGGAAGCACTACACCCCCTCCTTCTTCCTTTAGTGCAGGCCAAGGAGGAAAGCTTGGGACAGGTTCTCCAGTCACCACTGCTACAATGCGTCCACTCTCCATTAAAGGCCGGAAGAATCCTGCCAAATTTCTTGGGACATGGCCACATCTTGAAGTTTTAGCTGCCTCTTTTCATCCGTAATAAGTGAATGCATATGGTCTGGAAAAGTATCTAATTCTGGTAACCATACCAAACTGGCACACTCATCATGAATGTTAGTGTATTCTGGCTGGACTAGTAACTGAGTAGGGGGTGTGGTATTGGGTGGTCTTATTTGGAAAAAATGGTATCCCTTAATAACAGAGTTTCTTAATACCATTTCCTTTTTTGTTGGTGCCAAAACCACGGAATCATCTGGTTTCTGTAATGAAATGGACAAATTTATAGGGCAAACCATACATacaatattatgcatatttacatAGTTGTTATGACAGTGCACTAatacaagttattaaaatatgtacatggCTAGCCACTTGTacttttgatattttacatgtaatattttagtatggTTTAATTATTCTTACTTTAGTGCATAACTATTATATGTTTTCTAAAGAGAATGAAATATAGTCAATGGCATGTATgaatttgtgttttataattatcATGTCTAATTTTAATgtactttcattttgaaaacatgaTTATCTCTTCGAAAGTATCTGgacagttgatttttttttttaatcagccaTCATTTTATTATCACTAACTATAGATTATGATGGACTGCTTATTACTTCTAAACGCAATCTGGACAGGTGAAAGGCTCATCTTCATCCACACGTTCCGTTAGGCAACCTGCATGTACCCATCCGTCACATTGGTCGCACTGTATCCATAGTTGATTTTCACCTGATGTGATATCTTCCACCCATGTGGTTAGACAAGCTTTACAGAAGTCCTTCGACATACTTGATCCTGTTGTTTCTTCTTGGGGAACAACATTTTCCACTTTTCTTTTTAAGCACCCTTTACCTTTCAAGGGTCCTTTACCTTTCTTAGGATTTGCAGCTGAGCTccctttctttttttcatttttcttagaGATTTGGGCTTGTTTTTTCAGGTACGCCGCTTTTGCCTTAATCTCTCTTTCTGTAAATTTGGTAATTTTTTCTAACTGCTTCAGTGACATTGTACGAATACTTTCTGTTGAGGTCAGATTGTCTGGCAAAGTGTTCAACAGTGTTTTCCGGACTGGTTTCAATGTTTCTGGAGCCTTAGGGTAAACAAGAGCTTCTCTTAATACAGGTGAAACCAGACAGGATGAAGTGGATGGCGGTGTGGACAGAAGTGACACGATGTCAGGTGTTACAACTGATGACGTCTGTGTGGCTTGGAATGCAGCATCtgctagcatgtgcagtccagtATGATGACCAGATGAACTACTCCCTTGTGAAGATGATGGGGGTTCAGCTGTCTTGTGCACTTTACTGTGCAGTTTCTTATAGACCTCAAAACAGGGTGACTGCGTTTCAATGTCATAGTTTTCCTCTATTCTTGTCCTGTACTTCTTTAGAACTGGTGTGGACAAAGTCTCTTCAAATACCTCTAGAGCACCCTTTGCCTTTTGTTGACCAGGCGAACATTCCATGGGCATGACTTGTGACACTCTTCCAGAAGTTGACGGTTGTTCTTCTGGTTTGGAAGTGAAGAACGTTCTTCCAGGTTTCAGGATTTCATCAGTTATAACAGATGCATCTACCGGGTATATACCAGAGGATCGGAATGCATTAATGACTGTTAGCGGTTTGTAGAAATTGAGAAATGCCTCTGTCAATTTCTCGGCAAACACCTCCTTGCCAATCGATCTTCCAGGATTTTCCCTACTGTACTTTCTTGCAACCAAATGCCACTTTGATTTCAATGGCCCGAAGACGCCTTTGTC carries:
- the LOC127869831 gene encoding uncharacterized protein LOC127869831 — encoded protein: MPCKKKKVVQNVHSSPAQKSAKAVSNKYKLKGKRMSPRKTMAVRRALYSVCNESMSLRKAAREYNLSYSFLQRRYSGETDIDKVKGPATVFTKEEEENMASWLSEMAQRGMGLRTCEFLDFVQDVVKREKRKTPFTDGRPGYSWYIAFMNRNSHIIDIRTETPLELKRSKVTKDVTDNWYLKFRNFLVNKECIDKPSRIWNADETGFNMGSNKSRVIGPARRDLSVPHITAGKERLTVMYCGCANGQIMPPFLVFPEPKPRSYNPLNGATEGSAIAYTKKGWMDAVTFGKFIDHFDKHAGTDRPVVLLLDSVSSHVDHKVFMDAKSKGIELYRMVPNATHLMQPMDKGVFGPLKSKWHLVARKYSRENPGRSIGKEVFAEKLTEAFLNFYKPLTVINAFRSSGIYPVDASVITDEILKPGRTFFTSKPEEQPSTSGRVSQVMPMECSPGQQKAKGALEVFEETLSTPVLKKYRTRIEENYDIETQSPCFEVYKKLHSKVHKTAEPPSSSQGSSSSGHHTGLHMLADAAFQATQTSSVVTPDIVSLLSTPPSTSSCLVSPVLREALVYPKAPETLKPVRKTLLNTLPDNLTSTESIRTMSLKQLEKITKFTEREIKAKAAYLKKQAQISKKNEKKKGSSAANPKKGKGPLKGKGCLKRKVENVVPQEETTGSSMSKDFCKACLTTWVEDITSGENQLWIQCDQCDGWVHAGCLTERVDEDEPFTCPDCV